Genomic DNA from Chanos chanos chromosome 6, fChaCha1.1, whole genome shotgun sequence:
TGGGCCGCTCAAAACATGATGTTCAACTTGTCTTGGTAGCCTTTGATTTAGTTTATATGTTGgcatacaaaatatttaaatatttacttaGCTAAAAATGTACTTGAATTGCAACAGACTGTAAACAGAAGGAAATATTACACATTGTTGCTTGATTTGACACCTTGGTCTCTAAAGCAGAGGATCTCAAACCCCTTTTCAATATTATGTTCTTACTATAAACAGCCTTGTTGAGAGGGATTTGATCCGATAATTTGTCCCTTCCTCAACCCCTAATCTGATTCAACCTAAATCTTTATAGGCCAGTCCAAGCAGCTTTGCCTTAAAacacccactttttttttttttgttacagtcTTTTTAACTTTCATCGCTCTTTCACTTGCTCCTTTACTTCTTTTTCTGTGCTCCACCTGCCACTGTTATGATGAtcggtttgtattctgcctgtctggtttgtattctgcctgtcttgtaagatgctttggataaaagtacctgctaaaagaataaatataataaatataaatgtaatgatgttactttcttctctgtctgtctgtcagactgcAGGTCTAATGTGGAGCAGCTGTGTTGAGGACCCCAccctgttgccatggcatcCCCCCCTTCCTTCTTCTTTGATCTTGGTCGCTTACACCTGCTTTTCCTGACCATACACTTCATacacaccccctcctcctcttcccctcagCCCTCTCCGTCCACCTCCTCAGGCTCCTGCGGTCCCGGCCGCTCCTGGGCTGTCCAGCTAGGCACGAGCTCCAAGCCTGGCCACAGCTCACTGGATGAGCTGGCACGCAGTGTGGCAGAGGAAGCTGGACTGGAGAGCCGTGGTCAGATTGGGCACCTGGAGGGTCACTACCTGCTCTGCCAGGGACCAGAGGGGGCTGCGGGTTTGGATCCGTGGGAGGTCAAAGAGGCGCTGGCTGCCAACCCTCATGTAATCTGGCACTCAGAGGATCAGATCCTGAGCAGGTCTAAGAGAGGCTTGGCTTTCAATGACCCCAAATACCCGAATCAGTGGCACCTGGtgagtcagaaagagaaagcacaTATGGGACCATGCTGTGTTTGAAAACGTTGACACTTGGCTCTTATTTTGGCTTTTTCATCCATACGCCTCTCTGTGCTCCACTGTTAAGAcacatgtgctctctctctctctctctctctctctccctctctcccctcagcATAATGATATCCATCATGGGATGGATATCAATGTAACAGGGGTTTGGGAACGAAATATCACAGGAGTGGGTGTCACAGTGGTAGTGGTTGATGACGGACTCCAGCATACACTGGCAGATATTAAACCTAACTACGTGAGtttgtcaatatttttttttttttttttttacttttgtagCATTGTTTTATGACGTATTGATATATTTACGACTCAGGGATCTCTGTTGTTTTATATTTGGCATACTTCTTcatatgtattcatttagcaAACACTATTATCCAAAGTGACTCCCAAGACAGGatgaaaacaaaccaagcaGAGAGCCATTAAGGTTTTTGTTGCATGAGTGCCACCTCTAAGTTCAGTGTTAGTCTCAATGTGATGAATACTAAATTGAGTGTGAATTGGGCAGAGCAGTATCTGAGGTGATTTCATCTGAAACCAAGCCGTGCCACACTATACTGACTGCGGTCAAAAGTCCAAGGGAACActggctgtgtttctgtgggtgGATTGAgttcctctccctctgactgACCTTCAGGCACCTGTGTTGCTTTACAATACTGTACAACTTGTAGCATGAAAAGCATTCAATGGTTTACATCATGTTCTTGAAGAAGCATGTGGTGTAATCATTCATGCTTCAGCTGTGATGGCTGTTATGGGATGGTGAACCCGGTGATAATTACCAGACTAAAGCATTTGATGGCATTGAAATGTGACTCATGTGACTCATTTTTCTTGCGTTCCTGTAGAGTCCTGAGGGCAGTTACGATCTGAACTCCAACGATCCGGATCCGATGCCCCACCCAGACGCACACGGCGATAATCACCATGGCACGCGATGCGCAGGAGAAATTGCTGCTGTGTCTAACAACAGCTTCTGCGCAGTGGGCGTGGCTTATGGCAGCAGAGTGGCAGGTTGGAGAGAATTATTAACAAAAATTTCCTCTCTTTGAGAGGAAAGCAGGGGTTGATGTATTGTGCCTTAAAGTCATTTTGCTTACAAGTCATCACTACACACCTTGCAAGAACATACAACATCTATGTCACACTTGTCAACACCTGCTGACATTAACAACACGTGTTGTTAGTGAGTTATGTGACCCAAGGGAGAAACCAGCATGACATGTTGTGTCACATTTCGGAGAATGTTAGGAATATTGAAAGCTGATCTTCAGTAAATTTATGAGTTAGTTGTTCACTAAACAAAGCATCTTGGAAACATCAAACAATGCATGAGTGCATGAGTGTTCATTTACTAATGATGATTTGGCCACCCTTTGTCCTCAGAATAACGTAATAACCTTAAGGAAAATCTTCGGTCCTTCAAAAGAAGAAGGTGAAATGGATTCTGGACTTTATGCTCCAGAATTGCATACAGAGCTTTAATGACATTTAGATCTGATGTTCAGGGAAGAAGTATAGGAATATCTTTAGGATACTCCCATATTGTTAGCACCATAGAGCACCCTGGTCACCTAAAATGTGTTCCCTCGCCATCATTCTGCCCTGCACAGTAGAAATCAGACCCAGTGACTCCCATGAGATGCCTGCTAACAGATCCACCTCCACGTTTAATacctgagaaagaggaaaggatCGACAGCTTCTTTTTACCTTTCTTTAAAGATGAGACCATACTCATGGATTTCTaggaaaaagaataaaagacagTTCTCTTCACATTGTATACAGCCCTTTTATTCCACTACTGAGAAGACCAGGTTTTGTGCTCCATACACAGAGTTATGTATTGTTTTGCATTGGCCTTGGGTACAAGCTGTTTCAGAATGGCAGTCTTACTATAAATATTAGCTTTATTAAGCTCATACTGTGTAGATTTGGGTTTCGGTTTGAACGTTGTTTTTCAGTGCCTGTTAATGAGTTTCAGCTTGTAAGCACTGCTTCCCTCCTGAAGCAATCCTCTTTCATTCAGCTAATGGCAGTATTATTTTTGACATTTCCCCCAAAATGCTAAGTAATTTAACAACTTCTGTAACTAAGACAGCTGTAATTTGGgcatgaactttttttttgacaatttttTTGCTTTAGAAAACTCACATGTTAACATGTTGACATCAGCATGTGTTTTGCAGCAGAACCAAACATGTGTTTGTTACGCTTAAGTTGTTTTTCGTCAGTTGCTCCCGTTATTGCttatctgtctctccatgttttCTCATGTATGTTTTAGGCATCAGAGTCCTGGATGGACCTCTCACTGACAGCATGGAGGCGATAGCTTTCAATAAACATTACCAAATTAATGATGTTTACAGCTGCAGGTAACTGAGTCCTGAGTTCCTGTTTACTACTTTTCACATTGTTGACACTTGAAGCTGTTATTAGAAAGTCTAATGCTTGTGAGGCTTAGGTGTAAATGTTGtcttttagttttatttcatgCTATAATTGTGAGCAGTAACACTTAGACCGTGCAGCTCACTGATGGTGACATGTGATACCATGCTCTCTCCATTTAGCTGGGGTCCAGATGACGATGGACGAACCGTGGATGGGCCGCATCCATTAGGCAAGGTCCGTATAACCTCATCCCGTGTAACTGTGTCACACAGTCATTAACCTGTCCAGTCTCTGAGAAGGGGTTTAATATTACATTGGTGTTTTGAGTCATCTTGTCTGACAGTGGGAGAGCTACAGAGCTGTCTCCTGGTAATGTATTTAACCCAGGTCTCATTCTagcagttttcagtgttttctgtgtctcgTCCTCTTCTACTGACATGATTTTTTGAGTAGGAAGTACTTGGCTTTTGGTGTGATAATTATGTGAGCTGTGTAATGAAAGAAACCCCTTGAATCACACAGTTGGACATTGTTAATGTGACATAATGTCATCTGGTACCACCTTTCTTTTCCTGCAGGGGGCAGAGTCACATGCATCTCCTTTTTCATACCCCTTGACTAACTTCACCAAAAAACCTTGTGAAAACAGAACACTCGGAGCTTCAGCATACAAGCAGAGAATTGTCCTTGCATAGACCTCATTTCTCAGTGTGGGGCTTTTATCTCCTTTTTCACTAGAGTTTTCATAAGTGAATTAAAATTAGTTCAAATCCAAAAATTAAGATATTTAATTGTGACAAAATCCTTGGAGTTTTGTAGACTGTTTTGCATATACAGGGGTAGTAAGCAAGTTTTCTGGTTGGATTTGCTGATTTGAGTAGTTTCTTTTGAACCTGCTGTGTCAAGCTTGGTAAgatctgtttgtgtggtttagATAATGGAAAGTTTATGCTCTGTGCAGTGAATCAGTTTGGACTGTATCTCCAAAACAAGCTCTTTGGCTTAGGGAATCTCTCTGCTCCCTGTTCTGTTCCACATGCAGTTTTCTGAAGGAGTGAATCATCTGCCAAAGGTTTTGCAGCATGGCAAACTCATTTTTAGATAAATTCTTTTGATTTTATGGTTTTAAAGGTAGAAATGTAACGCATATTACTGCATCAGTTTTCAGGAGACTCATCTTCAGTAGAACTTTTTCAGAGAACCATGCATAAAATCATTACACAGGGAGTTGACTTCCACTGGCTACTGGCCCATAGATGGACCTTGGCTAACCCCAGACATGTCTCTCATGTTCCCTCCTTTAACTGTCCTGGCACATGCCGTGGAAATATTGGTAAAGCCTTTTAGCAGTTATTGCTATGTGCCTCAGTGGGCCAATAAAAGGGAACTCAATGGTCTGCTGTATCCACAGCTCTTAGACTACTGCACTGATGGAGCACGAGCTCTGAGTCATTCATCAAGGTGTATAAAACTACAGAGACCAGGCGAAACACTATATATTAGGAGCTTGGAACAATGTCCAGATGAACCTTGGGAATGTTTCTCTAGGTCTTTAAATTCGGTGTTTGGCTAAAATTCAGTTTCAAAGCAAATGATTTTCAGAATTGGTGGGTGAGGCTAATGTTGACTCTGCAGCCTTTTAGCCACCAGATATGCAGATGAGTGGTTAAATTTTTGACACACAGAAAAGTCTTCATCACAAGATGCTCATTTTCCCATTAAAAGAAATATTAATTGCCGACAGTGTCCTGAGAAGCGAATCCATTTGACCCTGAACGCTGTATGCTGTATCCCTACAGGCAGCACTGCAGCATGGAGTTATAGCCGGCAGAAGAGGCTTTGGAAGCATCTTCGTTGTTGCCAGTGGCAACGGTGGCCAGTATAATGACAACTGCAACTATGATGGCTACGCTAATTCAATCTACACTGTCACCATAGGTAAGAGAGGTTTACACTCACTTTCAGTCATGTCATGTGACTTCAGAATCAGTTCTTGTTCAGTCTGAAACTACCTTAAGCTAACAATTTTCAGATGGCTCCTACGAAACAGCATTGTACACTGgttgtgaatgtggatggtgaagtatatgtgtgttgatgttttagGAGCAGTAGATGAGAATGGGAGAAAGCCTTTCTATGCAGAAGAATGTGCTTCTATGCTGGCAGTAACCTTCAGCAGTGGGACAGGAGACCAGCGCAGCATTGTAAGTGTCCAAAGCCATCACACGCACAGATATCTTATTCTCACTTTTCATTTCCGTCAAGACTCATAGACATACTCATTAGATAAACTAGGCAAATAATTGTGttgagagaaaagggaggagggagggagggggccTGGGAGGGAGGGGGCCCGAGGGGGGGGCGGGTGGTCTTGTCAGACTCTGTTTGCCACTGTTTGCGACCGTCTCCTTGGTGACATGGTAAAGCAGAGTGACATCAGCCCCAAAAAACAGACCtcagctgccttttttttttagccagtcAAACCAGCCAAACCCCATCCAGACCTCAAAAATGGTATTTTGGATTTATTCATTCTGCTCCTTACAGTCCAGACTAGTATAGCAGTAGATCCAGTGCTGTCTTGCAGCTCCATTCAAACTCTCTGTgcaaaagagagacattttcatttgaccaaatgactttggctttttttttcccccctgtgttctgtctgatgTTAAGCGTGGGTTTGCCATCTCTGAGCTGGTACGCCTTTTTAAAGTCTGCTGTGCAATGACCAGCTCAGTAAAAACGCATGTAAAAGTTTGCCCAAAgactttttctgtcagtttcaaTCTGGTCAAAATAAAACTCTGAGAACATTAAATTCGGCATTGttttagaaaaagaagaagaagaaaagaaaaaacacttttgcTTTATCTGTAAGTCAGTCTTCAAAGTTGAGGTACAGGCATAAAGCCCGAACCTTCATAACAACGAAACGTACACGCAACTCAGTACATCTGATTAGAAGCAGAGGTACATAGACTTAACAATAGTCAGTGTTAAGCCAGGTTATCCAAACTTCCACTGGCTAATTAGGCTCAGATGTTAACCCTGTCCCCACACACCGTCTGACTGCGCTGTATGCACTGTCCCCACACACTgcagccaaaaacaacaactgagcTTCTTACAGTTCAAACACTATATGTACAGTGCTGCGAGGAGGCCAGTACaccaccttttctttttctttttgtctgtaacaaaatatatatttaatcttCATGTCAGTGCTCTTACTAGATTTATGTGACTCACTTTAACAAATGAGACTGAAAAATGTGTGCTTTGCAATGATTCATTcaacaaaaatcaacagaaatgtCGTTTCCTGGGGTGGAGAAAAGTAAGCACAAACCTGATTTCAATAGCTGATGTTGTTACCTCTAGCAAAAACAACTTGATGTAAGCGTTTTCTCGTAACTGTCTATTGACTGGGAGGAATTTTTGGCCCACCGATTCTCACAGAACTGTTTCAGATTCATGATGTTTTCAGGCTTCAGCCTCGTATGTACGGCCTTCTCAAGGTCCCCGCAAGGCATTTCATTTGGATTTACAGCTGGGCTTTCACCTTCAAGAACTTTTTTACTTCTCTGTGAACCATTCTGTCATCGAGTCGCTTTGTATTTgattgtttgggttttttttttaatctctgtcgTGTTGCATAGATAGATTCTTTATTGTCCTTTTCCAAGGAAATTTGTTGCCACAGTTTGTACAGAGCCTCTCATAAATGCATCGGTTACGTAAATACTGTATACACGCAACACACATGATATCCAGCCATActacacaaagaaataaaaaaaacatggtctGTTTTCAGTTCAGCCTCAGCTTTTTGACAGCTGGCCTGTTATAATTCTGCTCATGTAGTCTCATTATGGTATTCATGGAATGACTGAGTGTTATCAAGCAGCCCAAGAGCTTAAACAGCAAAGCAGtcccaaaccaaaaacaatcaGCACGTTTTACAGTTGGTACAATGTCATTCTCTACTTGTTCAGTGCGAGTCTTTGTTCTGCGTAAAACGTGATGTCTGGTATTGCACCACACCTTTGACTCATCTACCCAGAGATCATTCTTCAGAATTCATCCTCTGCCACCAGGTGGTCTTCAGGTCTCTGTCCTCTGAGGGCTgaggatccccccccccccccccccccccccccctcttacCTCCCGTGTCGACCAAGTTTGTACGGTCTGTTTCTGACTGTAGACTCATGCACATGATTGATTGCAGCAAGAGAAGCTTGTAGGTCCTCTGACATTAACCTGGTGTACTTGGAGACATTTTTTTGGGCTGAATTCTGTGGGAAGACTTATCTTTGGAGGATTGCCTGGTCTGGAATTTTCTCCATTTGTAGATAATATGTTGAACTGTGGAATGATTGACTTGAAATTGTACTAAAATGGTTTTGCAACCTTTTACTGGGCACATGTGTATTAATGACGGCCTCAGGGAGCTGTGTTGACCTTGGAATCACGTGTGATCCCAAGTGTCTCATCTGTGTGTAGAGCTGAGCTCCTGAGCTACTCTCTAATGTTTCACTTATCATGTCTCCTGCACCTGATACTAATTATCATCAGCTTTTAAGGGCATGTTGAAGCTAGGGATGTTTGAACTTTTTTCCTGTCCCCGGAAATTGCATTTCTGTTCTGACTGAAGCAATAAATGTCAGCAAAGTGTAATTTTAGTTGTTGTTTGCTAAACTCAGTCACCTTAAATTATTAATAGCATTGCAATGAAGAtcaaatatctgtgtgtgcaaatctgtttttaaaaacctGCTTGGGCAGACAAAACTATGGGAAAGTCAAAGCTTTGCAGGTGGTGCACAAAATATCTCACAGCACTGTGATTCTCAGACCCAGACGACGCCTTCTGCCCTGAACCGTTTGAATTCTTCACTTCCCCCGTGTATACATTCCACAAATGCCAGACCCCTGCTTTTGTTTGTTAGCATAACTGCTAAGTGCCACAGCTGACCGTTTGGACTATACTAGCTGGTTACCAGGCAACTGCATAGTCCCAGCCCATACCCACGCCCCACCCTGCCTCAGTCACTCTCCTTGTCGAGCTGCACCTTAAGAACTGATCCATGTCCAAACTTGCGTTAAGTTCAATTTCTACATGTTCTGGAGCTGCTGAATTACAATTAACAGGGAGTGCTGTAGAAATGAGCGAATTGTAATTATGCACAGTGacgtaacagtgtgtgtttgcgcgtctTTGTACAGGTGACAGCCGACTGGTCTCTCCAGCGCGGCACAGGCTGCACTGAAGGACACACGGGCACCTCGGCGGCCGCGCCCCTGGCCGCTGGCATGGTGGCACTGATGTTACAAGTGCGGCCCTGTCTCACCTGGCGTGACGTGCAGCACATCATCACCTACACAGCCACAAAGGTATAGCATTATGAACTCCTCCTCACCATGGCACTCTATTCAGAACTCTTCTTACTCCCACAAGCACAGTACCTTACCCACAAGATCATGGATGCATGTTACAGGCCTCAGCTGCACCATGCAACATATATCTGTGTGGTTGCATGCTCAGTTGTTTTAACTGGtgaaacactttctctctgtttctgtagtATGACGCAAAGGCTGATTGGGAAGTTAATGGAGCTGGTTTCAGTCACAGCCATAAGCATGGTTTTGGCCTCCTCAACGCCTGGAGAATGGTCAATGCCGCTAAGGTCAGAGTCAACAGCCCTTAACAGAACCTAGTTCTGTGGCCCAGCATGTAAATTCTCTTTTATCCACAACAACGTTCGTCAGTAGCTAATGGAATTTTGTTTTCCAGAAATgtagcaaacaaaacaaaatgaaacaaaacatggtgccaaatgtatttatgtgtttgtgaaaggttTGGGAGACAGTGCCCTTCCTGGTGTCCTATCAGAGCCCAGTGCTGAAAGTGGACCAGCAAATCCCAGCCAATCCCAAGAATGTCAGCCTCACCTGGAATGGTGAGTGGACTGCGTCCTCATGAgtttatatttgtctgttttagggGTACAGTCGGTGCCCTGATGTTTATGGAAAAAGCGTGATAAAAGCATCCATGTAAAACAGTCTGGTGCCTGAATAAGTCATTTATACACTTTTTAAAAGTCTTAAGTGTGTATGTAAACTTAAGTAAAAGCAACAGgttacagagaaacaggttAACAGTGTAAGTGAGTAAAGATGAAAGCAGACTCAAACAGCTTTTCTAACGCAATGGAACTATATTTGAAGTAGCAGAGTTTGTATCTTGTACATAAAGCACTGGATACTAATGACCTCACATATTGTTACAGTAAATAGCACCCCAGAAACGTGTGAGAGCTCAAGTTTGTTGAATTATCATTGACAGTTTCCTGAGAGGTGTTTGGTTAGAGGAGGTTTGAATGCATTagttaaacagagaaagagggggagagaggggcgTGGACCCTCCCAACAGGCAATCAGCAATCTGTCCTTATTAGGTAATGTTTTCAGAGCCTGTGTCATTGAATACACTGATACATCCCTTCCCTCCCTTttcctttctcccctctctctctgatcgtctctttgttttcattttctctgtgccaTTTTTGTTAGATCCTAAACAGTGACAAATGATCGACTCAGACTGTCAAAGCTGGTCCGTTCtacccctctccccctctttcttaccttttcttgccccccccccccagtctgtGTCTCCTAAATTAGTCATTAGATGAGACTGCTTTGGGCTAAATGAATTAGTGGAGTCAGCTGTTACAGGGTCAGCCAGAGAAACATACTGTTCTACACTTGAGGGCAATGTGCAGAGGAGACATCTCCATccatctttttcctctctcaccccctcccccaatccCTGTCTTTATCCATTTCTCTGTTATCCAATGGTCTAAGATCTCCTTATTCAATGCCAAGCTTGGCTTGGTcccaaaggcaccaaaactctTCCCTTTAGCCCACTGTGGTTTTCAGATAATAGCTAGggaaaagtttgtgtgtgtgcatgagtgttagtgagtgatggagaaagagagagagagggggtgggggagtgagTAACTTATTCGACGAGGTTTTTTAAGGTCACCGGCTCGGTAAGAAAACATCAGCCTCATACTTTTGAATGAAAGCTGAAGAATAAATGAACGCTTGCCGTAGGGTCCTTACATGTTCGTCCAAGTTCCAGGACACGTATGTTATGATTCTTAATGCCTGTCGTACCTCATCCATTACAGTTGATTTAAAGGTAAAACTGAACACCTATGTTGGCAGATTGCACTGAATCAGTCGTTCTGGCAGGACTGATGTTTTCTTCCCATGTGAAAGTGCATAAGCCgctctgttttctctggaaCACATTGTTAGAGTGAAACTCATTCCCGAAGATAAGAGGGAGCGACCTGAGAAAGACAAATAGTTGTTAAATACGCGCACAGTTTAAAATGTCAGGCAACATCAGTAACAGAAAGTTTTAAAAAGCAGCCGGCCAGATTTGTTTaaaatccctctttctcacaTGCTGACATGTTTACATGTCTGGCTcgcatgtatctgtgtttgaCGCGGGTCACTGTGCCATTAAGTGAAACGCAATCCTCCTCCCACGGGATAACTGAGCTTGACAGATGCCTCTGGTTTTGTTTACGCGTGACGTACGTAATAGCATCTTGTGCGCTTTGTGTTTGAGTACGCACTCAGACTCCACGGccctcccttcatctctctgtcaccctTAAACTTAGCCCcgttctttctccctcttttacCATGTACTAACTCgtcgctgtgtctgtgtggccaTATCGTTATGCTACTAGTGTATGTGGAAACACTGAGTTAATTTTGCAAAGTTAACTCAAAAGAgaccttcttctctctctgtctctctctctctctctccctctcttcctctctccgtctctctctctctgtctctctttccccctctctgtctctttccgacacacgcacacacacacacacaccctcgctCACTCATACGCTCTCTCGTCCTTAGGGAAGCCTACTTCCCTATATGGTTATGAAGTGTGGGGGTGCGTTAGCAAACAGTGGGTGAGGAAATGCCAGGGAATTACAGAATACTggtagaggagaggaaaagagaggagactgTTCTGACACACATACCTCTATTCCTGTCTTATTTTGAGATTCATCCTGTGGCCTAGTACACAATtggttctgtgtatgtgtgtgtttgctttggagtgaatatgtgtgttaaaAAGGTCATACATGTCTCCTGCCAATCACCAAAAGACTGACGTCGAACTTGCGACGAGGCTGCTGTAATTCCGTTTTTTAAAAGGCCAAAATTTCAGTTGTGAAAACAACACCTGCAGCCAATtatcagaaccccccccccccccctccacacacacacatacacacacacacacacacacacttaatttgGGCAGATCGACAAGCTATTTCACAATAGTGTTAGGAGGATACTCATTGCATGTTAAACTTTATATGTCTTTTCTCAGATATACATGACGTTGTTTACAATACATTTTTGCTCTGTCCAGTCATTATGAACTATTTCACAATATCTCACATCTGCTGCATTCGTTGCTGAATCTGGATGTCTTGTAGGCTTTGAAATGTAAAACTTAGGAATCGTATGAAATTGCTGGTAACGCGAAACGCTCCTCTAATTCCCTGTGCTTCTCCCCACATCTTTAGTCACAGCTGCAGATTTGAGGCAGTCGGGTATGCAGACCCTGGAGCACGTGTCTGTCACTGTAACCATGACACACCCTCGCCGTGGCAACGTGGAGATTGTCCTGGTCTGCCCCAGTGGAATGACCTCACTGATTGGGGCCAGACGGATCCTGGACTTGTGAGTGCACAAGTTCCCATAACTTTTCCATAGCTTGTTCTTCTCCCTTTCAAGTCATTTTCAAGCTGGTTTTATGAAAAAAGATCTCCATTCTTAAACAGCAACAGAAAGTTGGTGTTGTAGAGAATTTCCCATGTTTCTGTCCAAATCAATCAACGTGACACACACTTGGTCAtaaaaagtatgtgtgtgtgtgtgtgtgtgttgtccgcATCCTCTCATTTGTCAGGGATCTGAGCTGAGACTGATGCCAATCCTGCAgacttgttttaattttatccTCTTGCTAAGACCAGTATTTTTCAGTAGCTGTGGTACATTTGGAAGATCAGTGCCGTTCAGTATTATTTTCCATTGCGAGCTGACGGCAGGGCCTGTTATTTTTACAGAGACTCCTCTGGGTTGAATGACTGGACTTTCTCCACTGTTCGCTGCTGgggggagagagcagagggacaGTACACCCTGTGGATAACAGACCACAGTAAGGCTGTTTCTGTTCCTGACTCACCGCACATTCACTGTTTCTTTACTGTGATTTCTCCTGCACGTCTAATAAATAGGAACATGTGCATGAC
This window encodes:
- the pcsk7 gene encoding proprotein convertase subtilisin/kexin type 7, which encodes MASPPSFFFDLGRLHLLFLTIHFIHTPSSSSPQPSPSTSSGSCGPGRSWAVQLGTSSKPGHSSLDELARSVAEEAGLESRGQIGHLEGHYLLCQGPEGAAGLDPWEVKEALAANPHVIWHSEDQILSRSKRGLAFNDPKYPNQWHLHNDIHHGMDINVTGVWERNITGVGVTVVVVDDGLQHTLADIKPNYSPEGSYDLNSNDPDPMPHPDAHGDNHHGTRCAGEIAAVSNNSFCAVGVAYGSRVAGIRVLDGPLTDSMEAIAFNKHYQINDVYSCSWGPDDDGRTVDGPHPLGKAALQHGVIAGRRGFGSIFVVASGNGGQYNDNCNYDGYANSIYTVTIGAVDENGRKPFYAEECASMLAVTFSSGTGDQRSIVTADWSLQRGTGCTEGHTGTSAAAPLAAGMVALMLQVRPCLTWRDVQHIITYTATKYDAKADWEVNGAGFSHSHKHGFGLLNAWRMVNAAKVWETVPFLVSYQSPVLKVDQQIPANPKNVSLTWNVTAADLRQSGMQTLEHVSVTVTMTHPRRGNVEIVLVCPSGMTSLIGARRILDLDSSGLNDWTFSTVRCWGERAEGQYTLWITDHREGSLFLGTLNHWKLTLYGSSFSFQQVKERQRIVEEAMGGQFLNSNFSLPCPPGLDIPPEAVSPYSSNTLKSLLLLGCFALFGSLYYTLEVVLAHFDWWEVWRGVRGGGQRTQDGTAVVENGQDLEMSSVDMEDKVPLITTNTAT